In Flavobacterium luteolum, the DNA window AAAATAGCACCAAATTTATTTGAGAAATATCCAACATTAAAAAGTATATCACAAACCGATATAGAAACTTTCACATCTCACATTACTAAAGTTCGAAATTATACCACAAAAGCACAATGGATTCTAGATATTGCAAAAACTATTAAAGAAGACGCAAATATTCCGTTAACAATGTCTGGATTAACAGCATTGAAAGGTGTGGGAAGAAAATCTGCAAATGTTATACTAAGAGAAACGAATAAACCAGCTGAAGGAATTATTGCAGATTTGCACGTTATACGCGTTGCCCCAAGAATTGGAATAATAAAAGAAAGCAAAGATGGAAATAAAGTGGAAAAAGATTTAATGCAGGTTTTACCAAAAAATATATGGTCAGAAATAGGAATGGCAATTTCTTTTCTAGGAAGAGAAACCTGCCGACCAAAACCAAAATGCATTGAATGTCTTTTAGCAGATATCTGTCACTATTACCAAACAGAAGTAGTTTAAGCTATTTTCTTCTAGTATCAATTAAATAAATAATCTTCCAAGAATCTTTTTCTTTAAACAATGTAAAAGCATTCACGCCAGTGTGGCTAAGTTTATCATTTACATAAAATTCATACGGAATCCAAACATGCGCCATAGTTCCATCAATTTGGATAGAATAACTCAATATTTTTTCTTGAAACTTTAATTTTTCTGGAATTGTGGCAATTGATTTGTAAAATTCTTTTGCGCTTTCATTAGTAAGTTTATTTCCTTTAGCAGCATTTTCGCTAATGGACTGTAATATCATTTTATCTGCACAAACCAATTTTATCTTTGCTGAATCTCTTTGGTGAAATCCTTCAAAAAAAGACTCAATGCATTTTTGAACTTCTTGTTTTTGAGCACTACAAGACAATCCGAAAAGAAAAACTAAGATAATTGCGTAAGTTCTCATTGTTCTAAAATATTAAACACCAAATTGAGAAAAATGATGATCCAAATGTTTTGCAAACATATTATTCCACTCTTTAGATGATAATTTACCAAATGAAAGAGATTCTTTTCCTTCAAACTCTTTTTCTCCTAATTCTTCAGTTTTTAGAATATACGAAATTAATCTACTTTTTTCCAGTTCAAAATCACGATCTCCTTTAATAATAAATTGCGGAGCCGTACTAAGGTTTCTTGGATAAGGCGATTCGCTTACTACTTTGCTTTTAGCCAATAGTTTTAGAAGAAGCTTCATTAAAACATTCGGCTTTGGGTGAATATTATCATAAACCATTTCATATGTAACATTACAATGAGCCAACATCTGATCAACAGACATTTTACCCCAAAGTGGTTTAGAATCAGATTTAAGCTGATTCACTCTATTTATAAATTGATCACAATCTTCTTTAAGAAAAACATTTTGCATAGTTTATAAATATTATAATAATAAAGTAAAAATATAAAATTTCGAGGCTGATCTCAATTTAATCCCAAAAAAAAACTTCAACTAGCAAAAGCTAATTGAAGTTTTAGTACTCAGAGCGGGACTTGAACCCGCACGAACATTGCTGTTCACTGGATTTTAAGTCCAGCGTGTCTACCAATTTCACCATCCGAGCATTATGTGGTACCTCCAGGGATCGAACCAGGGACACATGGATTTTCAGTCCATTGCTCTACCATCTGAGCTAAGGTACCTTATTTACTTATATTTCTATAAGCAAATGTTAGAATAAAAAACCCCGTTAATGTAAACAGGGTTTTCAAAAGAAAGGCGACGACATACTCTCCCACAATGATGCAGTACCATCTGCGCAGGCGGGCTTAACTTCTCTGTTCGGGATGGGAAGAGGTGAGCCCCGCCGCAATAACCACCTTAAGAAGTTACAATTGCTTTGGGCAATCTTTTAATTGTTAATTATGAATTGTTAATTATCAATTAAATAATATTTTAACATATTGAGATAAAGAAAAGAAGAATATTTTAGAAAGTTTCCTCCCCCGATTTTCATCGGGGGAAAAGGGTGTACATAAGCTTACGGATTATTAGTACTACTCGACTATGACATTACTGCCTTTACATCTGTAGCCTATCAACGTGGTCATCTTCCACGATCCTTAAAAGAAATCTCATCTTGTGGTGGGTTTCGCGCTTATATGCTTTCAGCGCTTATCCCTTCCCAACGTAGCTACTCTGCGGTGCCCCTGGCGGGACAACAGATACACTAGAGGTTAGTCCAATTCGGTCCTCTCGTACTAGAATCAGATCCACTCAAATTTCTAACGCCCGCAGTAGATAGAGACCGAACTGTCTCACGACGTTCTGAACCCAGCTCGCGTGCCACTTTAATGGGCGAACAGCCCAACCCTTGGGACCTTCTCCAGCCCCAGGATGTGACGAGCCGACATCGAGGTGCCAAACCCCCCCGTCGATATGAGCTCTTGGGGGAGATCAGCCTGTTATCCCCGGCGTACCTTTTATCCTTTGAGCGATGGCCCTTCCATGCGGAACCACCGGATCACTATGCTCTACTTTCGTACCTGATCGACCTGTATGTCTCTCAGTCAAGCTCCCTTATGCCATTGCACTCTACGCACGGTTACCAAGCGTACTGAGGGAACCTTTAGAAGCCTCCGTTACTCTTTTGGAGGCGACCACCCCAGTCAAACTACCCACCAAGCACTGTCCCCCGCAGCACGGGGTTAGGCCTCAGATAAACAAAGGGTTGTATTTCAACAATGACTCCACAGCGCCTGGCGACGCCACTTCACAGTCTCCAACCTATCCTACACATCATTTATCCAAGGTCAATACTAAGCTATAGTAAAGGTGCACAGGGTCTTTTCGTCCCACTGCGGGTAAACGGCATCTTCACCGTTACTACAATTTCACCGAGCTCATGGCTGAGACAGTGTCCAGATCGTTACACCATTCGTGCAGGTCGGAACTTACCCGACAAGGAATTTCGCTACCTTAGGACCGTTATAGTTACGGCCGCCGTTTACTGGGGCTTCAATTCAATGCTTCTCCGAAGATAACATCTCCTCTTAACCTTCCAGCACCGGGCAGGTGTCAGGCCCTATACTTCATCTTACGATTTTGCAGAGCCCTGTGTTTTTGATAAACAGTCGCCTGGACCTCTTCACTGCGGCCCCGATTGCTCGGGGCGACCTTTCTCCCGAAGTTACAGGTCTATTTTGCCTAATTCCTTAGCCATGAATCTCTCGAGCACCTTAGGATTCTCTCCTCAACTACCTGTGTCGGTTTACGGTACTGGTTCTTACTGCCTGAAGTTTAGAGGTTTTTCTTGGAAGCCCTTAGGCGCACTATCTCTTTGTCCGAAGACTCCGAGTACTATCGCATTTCACCAAGATCTCCGGATTTGCCTAGAGACCCTATAGCTAGGTGCTTTAACGAACTATTCCGTCAGTTCGCGGCGCTTTCATCACTCCGTCACCCCATCACAGCAATAAGAAGTACGGGAATATTAACCCGTTGGCCATCGACTGTCCCTTTCGGGTTCGCCTTAGGTCCAGACTAACCCACAGCTGATTAGCATAGCTGTGGAAACCTTAGTTTTTCGGTGTGCGGGTTTCTCGCCCGCATTATCGTTACTTATGCCTACATTTTCTTTTCTGACCGGTCCAGCACCCCTTACGAGATACCTTCAGCCCTGTCAGAATGCTCCCCTACCACTTGCACATACATGCAAATCCATAGCTTCGGTAATATGCTTATGCCCGATTATTATCCATGCTCGTCCGCTCGACTAGTGAGCTGTTACGCACTCTTTAAATGAATGGCTGCTTCCAAGCCAACATCCTAGCTGTCTGGGCAGACAAACCTCGTTCTTTCAACTTAGCATATATTTGGGGACCTTAGCTGATGGTCTGGGTTCTTTCCCTCTCGGACTTGGACCTTAGCACCCAAGCCCTCACTGCTATCAATCATTATACAGCATTCGGAGTTTGTCAGGAATTGGTAGGCGGTGAAGCCCCCGCATCCAATCAGTAGCTCTACCTCTGTATAACTAAAATAACGCTGCACCTAAATGCATTTCGGGGAGTACGAGCTATTTCCGAGTTTGATTGGCCTTTCACCCCTACCCACAGGTCATCCGAAGACTTTTCAACGTCAACCGGTTCGGTCCTCCACTGTGTGTTACCACAGCTTCAACCTGCCCATGGGTAGATCACACGGTTTCGCGTCTAACACTACTGACTAAAGCGCCCTATTCAGACTCGCTTTCGCTGCGGATCCATGGCTTAACCACTTATCCTTGCCAGCAGCGTTAACTCGTAGGCTCATTATGCAAAAGGCACGCCGTCACCCCACGAAAGGGCTCCGACCGCTTGTAGGCGTATGGTTTCAGGATCTATTTCACTCCGTTATTCACGGTTCTTTTCACCTTTCCCTCACGGTACTGGTTCACTATCGGTCTCTCAGGAGTATTTAGCCTTAGCGGATGGTCCCGCCAAATTCAGACAGGGTTTCACGTGCCCCGCCCTACTCAGGATACCGCTATCCTTTACATTCATTACTTATACGAGGCTATCACTCTCTATGGCCCTGCTTTCCAGCAGATTCTAATTCTTCATGCAAGAAATGTCGCGGTCCTACAACCCCAGCAATGCCGTAACAATGCTGGTTTGGGCTAATCCGCGTTCGCTCGCCACTACTTACGGAATCACTTTTGTTTTCTTCTCCTCCGCCTACTTAGATGTTTCAGTTCAGCGGGTTTGCCCACCTATCGGTGTGCTATATCTTCAATATAGCGGGTTGCCCCATTCGGATATCTGCGGATCAATCTGTGTGTGCCAGTCCCCGCAGCTTTTCGCAGCTTATCACGTCCTTCATCGCCTCTGAGAGCCTAGGCATTCCCCATACGCCCTTATTTTGCTTATTGTACCAATCATAAAATTAATTATGACCGTTTTTTTTTGTTTTTTACAATAGAATTGTAAAAAACGCTTTCTACTTTCTTATTATTTTCTTATCTCAATATGTCAATGAACTTTTATCCTTTCGGACCAGTGGAGAATAACGGAGTCGAACCGTTGACCTCCTGCGTGCAAGGCAGGCGCTCTAGCCAGCTGAGCTAATCCCCCATTTTTTAGTGATGAGTTATTAGTTATGAGTTATGAATTATTTCTCATAAGGCCTCAACCTCTAAAATTTCCTTTTTTAAGTCAAATAGTAGTCCCGGGCAGACTCGAACTGCCGACCCCTACATTATCAGTGTAGTACTCTAACCAGCTGAGCTACGAGACTCTGTTTTACTTAAGTTTTATCATTTTTTTAAATTAACAGCAAGAGCAATACAATCTTCAATCCCAAACCTTTAGTCAGGCATCTTATTTCCCAAGCGTGCTTTTCAGCTAACGCTTTGGGCTCTAGAAAGGAGGTGTTCCAGCCGCACCTTCCGGTACGGCTACCTTGTTACGACTTAGCCCTAGTTACCAGTTTTACCCTAGGC includes these proteins:
- a CDS encoding endonuclease III domain-containing protein, giving the protein MNLFSEDEDWEAKLKPILEKYKGKKHPLEYKNTYQLLVMVILSAQDSDANINKIAPNLFEKYPTLKSISQTDIETFTSHITKVRNYTTKAQWILDIAKTIKEDANIPLTMSGLTALKGVGRKSANVILRETNKPAEGIIADLHVIRVAPRIGIIKESKDGNKVEKDLMQVLPKNIWSEIGMAISFLGRETCRPKPKCIECLLADICHYYQTEVV
- a CDS encoding nuclear transport factor 2 family protein; translation: MRTYAIILVFLFGLSCSAQKQEVQKCIESFFEGFHQRDSAKIKLVCADKMILQSISENAAKGNKLTNESAKEFYKSIATIPEKLKFQEKILSYSIQIDGTMAHVWIPYEFYVNDKLSHTGVNAFTLFKEKDSWKIIYLIDTRRK
- a CDS encoding DUF1569 domain-containing protein; this translates as MQNVFLKEDCDQFINRVNQLKSDSKPLWGKMSVDQMLAHCNVTYEMVYDNIHPKPNVLMKLLLKLLAKSKVVSESPYPRNLSTAPQFIIKGDRDFELEKSRLISYILKTEELGEKEFEGKESLSFGKLSSKEWNNMFAKHLDHHFSQFGV